The nucleotide sequence CCCGATCTCCCCGGGCGCGACGGCCGCCACCGCCGCGGCGAGGTCCTTGAAGACCCGGACGAGGCCCGAGCCGGGATCGTGCTCGATCAGGGTCTTCCTCAGGTACTCGGCCTCGCGCACGATGGGGTCGCGGGGGACGAAGCCCAGGATGCGCGTGTTCAGCAGGCGCGCGAAGCGCTCCAGCATCTCGCGGTCCACCTCGGGGTCGCGCATGTTGACGATCAGGCCGCCGAGGACCGCTCCGTTGGCGGTATAGGTCCGCACCGCCTTGGCGATGTTGTTGGCCGCGTACAGCGCGGCCATCTCCTCGGAGGCGACGATGAAGATCTTGTCGGCGAAGCCCTGCCGCAGCGGCGCGGCGAAGCCGCCGCAGACGACGTCGCCGAGGATGTCGAAGATCACCGTGTCGTACTTCGCCGGGCTCATGAGGTCGAGCCGCTCCAGGGTCTCCAGGAGCTGGTTGATGCCGTAGCCGGCGCAGCCCAGCCCCGGCTCGGGGCCGCCGGCCTCGACGCAGTCGATGCCGAACTTGCCCTTGGTCAGGACCTCGGCCGCGGTGAGCGAGGTGAAATGCGAGGCCTGATGGCGCTCCTGGAAGGTGAGGATCGAGGCGTCCTCGGTGAGGGCCAAAGTGGAGTCGTGCTTCGGGTCGCAGCCGATGTGCAGGATCTTCCTTCCTTCGGACGCGAGGATCGCGCTGAGGTTGGCCGAGATCGTCGATTTCCCGATTCCGCCCTTGCCGAAGAAGGCGAGCTTCTCCATGACCGCCATGCGAAGTATGATACGATATAAAACGTGATTTGTCGTCGACGGACGGTGGTCGGATGAAGGCCCGCCCGGCGGACCTCTCGAAGCTGCGGTCGTCGGGCTCCGACGTCACGCTGATCGAGGAGCTCACCTGGCTGGACGGCGCCGCCGTCGCGGCGAGGCACCTCGAGGACACGATCACGCTGCGCTGCCGCAACCGCTGCCTGTCCTGCCCGCAGCCGAAGATGCGCCGCGACATCCCCTGGAAGGTCGTCTCGAAGGGCCTGCAGGAGTACGCCCGGCGTCCGGACCGGCGAGTCGGCGAGATGGAGCTCGTGCTGACCGGGGGCGAGCCCTCGATGGCGAAGTCCTTCCTGGACATCGCGCGCCTGGGCCGGGACCTGGGGTTCGGGGCGGTCTCGGTGATCTCGAGCTCGGAGAGCTACGCCGACGCGAGGTTCGCGCGCGCCGTCTACGACGCCGGCATCCGGCGCGTGCTGCTGTCGTTCCACTCGCACCGTCCGAAGGTCTACCACTTCTTCACCGGCACGCGCGGGCAGTACGACCGGGCCGTCCGCGGTTTTTCGAACTGCCTGAGCCTGCCGTTCGCGTCCGTGAGCTGCAACATGGTCGTCAATCGCCTGAACTACCGCGACGTGCCCGCGCACGCGGCGTTCTTGGCCGGCCTGGGGGCGGCGCCGACCGCGCGGGCGCCGCTGTCGCTCGTGCTGTCCGTCCTCGAGGAGAACCCGAAATGGGAGAACCTCTGCGTGCCCCATCGCGCGGCGGCGCCCTACATCCGCCGCGCCTGCGAGGAGGGCCGGCTCCCGATCCGGAGGTTCGCGGGGGATTGGACCATGCCGGTGTGCGTCGGAGGGCTGGGCGAGGCGTCGCCTTCCCTGGCCCCGCTCGCGCGCCGCGACTCCGCGACCTGGTACGCGCCGAGGGGCTGGACGCCGTCGGGCTCGCCGCCGCCGGAGGCCTTCCGCCGCGTCAAGGCCTCGGCCTGCCGCGGCTGCGCCATGGACCCCGTCTGCGCCGGCCTCGGCCGGACCTACGCCGGGAGGTTCGGGACCGGCGAGCTCGCGCCGGTGCCGAGGCGCCTCTCCGCGCCGGGCCGCGGCGAGCGGATCCTCTCGTGGTAGGGCGTCAGGGGGCGTAGGCCCGGATCTCGCGGGGGGGCTCGGGCTCGTCGGCGCGCCGCCGCGGCGCGGCCTTCGAGATCCACCGGCGCAGGCCCATGAAGAACTCCCCGTAGCGCCGTCCGAACGCGATGTTGTTGAGGATCACGCGGCGCTGGCCCGGGTTCCCGGCGTACATCGCGAAGTGCGCGCGGGCGCAGTGGAAGCGGTTGATGTAGAGGGAGTCGTAGGCGGGCGCGTCGTGCACGCTGCCGAGCGGGCGCGGGGTCGGGGCCCCGGGCGGCACGCACTCCATCAGCCATTCCGTCAGCAGCCGTATGGTCCCGTCCGTGTCCACGGTGAACTCCGGGTTGATGACCCCCGGCTCGACGTCGCCGCGGAGGTTGCCGATGCGGATCTCCCCGGCGGCCAGCTCCCGGCGATGGCGCCCGGCGAAGCGGAGCATCTGCGCGAAGTAATCGTCCTGCGCCCGACGGGGCCACTCGACGCCGATCGAGTAGTTCAGGTCGAAGGAGCGGACGCCGTGCGCGAGGAGGTGCTCGAGGTTCCGGTCGAGCGCCTTGACGCTCGCGGGCGTGGCCACCGGGATCACCGAGCAGGTCACGCCGGAGAGCAGGACCTTCTCCACCTTGCGCCGGAGGACCTCGTAGGTGTCGAGCCCGCCGCCGCCGGCGACGCGCTCGAGGTTGTGCGTCCTCGGCGCGCCGTCCCACGAGAGCACGACGAGGAACCCGTGCCGCGCCATCCACTCGAGCTTGCGGTCGTCGAGCAGCAGGGCGTTCGTCGCGATGTGGAAACGGAGCCTCTTGCCCAGGCTCCGGCCCCGCCGGGCGGCGTGCTCCGTCGCCTCGCGGATCACGTCGAAGGCGAGCAGCGGCTCCCCGCCGTAGAACTCGAGGGTCAGCTCCTCGCTCCGGGAGCCGAGCAGCAGGTCCACGCCCTTGAGCGCGGTCGCCGGCGTCATGTCCTCCCCGCCCTTGATCACGGCGCAGTAGCGGCAGCGCAGCTGGCAGCGCCGCGTGACGAACAGCTGCAGGCTCGACTTCCAGTTGCGCAGGCCCATCAGAGCGGCCTCAGGTCCTGGTAGTCCGCGAAGCGCGCGACCGCGGCGCGCAGCGCGGCCTCCCGCGCCGGGCGGCGCCGCGAGAGCGAGAGCGCCTCGGCCTCGAGCAGCGCGTCGAGCAGGACGCGCGCGAGCTCCTCGAGCCAGCCGACGGGCGCGGCCCCGGCGACGCGCGCGAGGCAGGCGCGGACGAGGGGATCGGCGGCGCCGCGGGGCGCCGGGACCGCCGCGACCGTGAAGCCCTCGCCGCACAGCGCCGTCAGCCGC is from Elusimicrobiota bacterium and encodes:
- a CDS encoding radical SAM protein — protein: MKARPADLSKLRSSGSDVTLIEELTWLDGAAVAARHLEDTITLRCRNRCLSCPQPKMRRDIPWKVVSKGLQEYARRPDRRVGEMELVLTGGEPSMAKSFLDIARLGRDLGFGAVSVISSSESYADARFARAVYDAGIRRVLLSFHSHRPKVYHFFTGTRGQYDRAVRGFSNCLSLPFASVSCNMVVNRLNYRDVPAHAAFLAGLGAAPTARAPLSLVLSVLEENPKWENLCVPHRAAAPYIRRACEEGRLPIRRFAGDWTMPVCVGGLGEASPSLAPLARRDSATWYAPRGWTPSGSPPPEAFRRVKASACRGCAMDPVCAGLGRTYAGRFGTGELAPVPRRLSAPGRGERILSW
- a CDS encoding radical SAM protein, with product MGLRNWKSSLQLFVTRRCQLRCRYCAVIKGGEDMTPATALKGVDLLLGSRSEELTLEFYGGEPLLAFDVIREATEHAARRGRSLGKRLRFHIATNALLLDDRKLEWMARHGFLVVLSWDGAPRTHNLERVAGGGGLDTYEVLRRKVEKVLLSGVTCSVIPVATPASVKALDRNLEHLLAHGVRSFDLNYSIGVEWPRRAQDDYFAQMLRFAGRHRRELAAGEIRIGNLRGDVEPGVINPEFTVDTDGTIRLLTEWLMECVPPGAPTPRPLGSVHDAPAYDSLYINRFHCARAHFAMYAGNPGQRRVILNNIAFGRRYGEFFMGLRRWISKAAPRRRADEPEPPREIRAYAP